The following coding sequences lie in one Niabella agricola genomic window:
- a CDS encoding FecR family protein, with product MDKREEHIQSLIFEKLAGVISEQDNVFLDELLRTDPQVQQMWTDIVQTTAPAKLREISTEERWKQLRGRLKNNKRNTAIVYLKWMSAAAAILIAGWFVFHNSPGKPKGPAAVAGVDVPKNKVQLTLADGSVISLDSANSYYQASNLSLNTEGNKVSLDPSDSSLVRWATLKVPVGKDYKVVLDDGTEVWLNAVSSLKFPYRFSGNIREVYLEGEAYFSVTKNPDRPFIVHNGQTAVRVLGTRFNVEAYVPEKITTALVEGAVLMEYGGSSVKLSPGYKVSLQQGQLVKSTFDANEMLAWMHGVAYFRESRLEDIAALLSRFYEVQIVFDNPSLKNERFSGAVNKSEPLAVFLKNIEIASGVQAREINGQLHLR from the coding sequence ATGGATAAACGTGAGGAACATATTCAATCTTTGATCTTCGAAAAGCTGGCAGGTGTCATTAGCGAGCAGGATAATGTGTTCCTTGATGAATTATTGCGGACAGATCCGCAGGTGCAGCAGATGTGGACAGATATTGTTCAAACCACAGCACCTGCAAAGTTGCGGGAAATAAGCACGGAGGAGCGCTGGAAGCAGCTTCGTGGTCGGCTGAAAAATAATAAACGGAATACAGCCATTGTCTATTTGAAATGGATGAGTGCAGCCGCAGCAATTTTGATTGCAGGATGGTTTGTATTTCATAATAGCCCCGGCAAGCCAAAAGGACCGGCGGCGGTGGCAGGCGTAGATGTTCCAAAAAATAAAGTGCAGCTTACTTTAGCAGATGGAAGTGTGATCAGCCTGGATTCGGCGAACAGTTATTACCAGGCCAGTAATCTTTCCCTGAATACGGAAGGTAATAAAGTCAGTCTTGATCCGTCAGATTCCTCCCTGGTGCGATGGGCAACGCTCAAAGTGCCCGTGGGGAAAGACTACAAGGTTGTTTTGGATGATGGTACGGAAGTTTGGCTGAACGCGGTTTCCAGCTTAAAATTTCCTTACCGGTTCTCAGGCAACATCCGGGAGGTTTACCTGGAAGGTGAAGCGTATTTCAGCGTCACTAAAAACCCTGACCGGCCTTTTATTGTACATAACGGACAGACGGCGGTCAGGGTATTGGGAACCCGCTTTAACGTAGAGGCCTACGTTCCTGAAAAGATCACAACAGCGCTGGTGGAAGGAGCTGTTTTAATGGAATATGGGGGCTCGTCCGTTAAATTGAGCCCGGGGTATAAGGTGTCATTGCAACAAGGGCAATTAGTAAAATCGACTTTTGATGCAAACGAAATGCTCGCATGGATGCACGGGGTCGCCTATTTCAGGGAGAGCCGCCTTGAGGACATTGCTGCACTATTAAGCCGTTTTTACGAGGTGCAGATCGTTTTTGATAATCCTTCATTAAAGAACGAGCGATTCAGCGGTGCGGTCAATAAATCGGAACCGCTGGCTGTTTTTTTGAAAAATATCGAAATAGCTTCCGGCGTACAAGCCAGGGAGATCAACGGGCAACTGCATCTCCGCTAA
- a CDS encoding RNA polymerase sigma factor, with product MQHQDDTFWEEALAQGNREAYAVLFKKYYRMLVLEAFYYLKDEMEAEDLVQSIFIEIWNKQLYRNIKVSLKSYLHTSVRNRSFGLLEKKKTAKKRLDAYTYHLEQVTSDDRIGRKESEKIVRETLEELSLQRSKAFTLVYLEDKRYSEAALEMGISVNSLKTHLKLAVKSLQQKFSKARK from the coding sequence GCCCAGGGTAACAGGGAGGCATATGCTGTCTTGTTTAAAAAGTATTACAGGATGCTGGTGCTTGAGGCATTTTATTATCTGAAAGACGAGATGGAAGCTGAAGACCTGGTACAGTCGATCTTCATTGAGATCTGGAACAAACAACTCTACCGGAACATAAAAGTGTCGTTAAAGTCCTATCTGCATACTTCTGTGCGCAACCGGTCATTCGGTTTGCTGGAAAAGAAAAAGACAGCCAAAAAAAGACTGGATGCCTATACATACCACCTGGAGCAGGTAACTAGTGACGACCGGATCGGAAGAAAGGAGTCTGAAAAAATCGTCCGGGAAACCCTGGAAGAACTTTCCCTGCAAAGATCAAAAGCATTTACGCTGGTTTACCTGGAAGATAAGCGATACAGCGAAGCTGCGCTGGAAATGGGCATCAGTGTCAACTCCTTAAAAACACATCTGAAGCTAGCCGTTAAGTCTCTTCAGCAAAAATTTAGTAAGGCCCGCAAATGA